Genomic window (Chromatiales bacterium 21-64-14):
GCCCACCTGGGCAGGTTCGATATTTTTTGTTAAGGTCGCCCACTATGACCCTTCCTGGTTCGCTCCGAGTCCCTACCCAGCGGCACGACCGATGAGATTCTGCAGCCAGTGTGGCGCCCCGGTGCAACGGCGCGTCCCCGCGGGGGACAATCTGCCGCGCTACATCTGCGACCACTGTCAGACGATCCACTACCAGAACCCGAAGATTGTCGCCGGATGCATCCCGGAATGGCGGGACCGCGTGCTGCTGTGCCGGCGCGCCATCGAGCCGCGTTATGGCTTGTGGACACTGCCCGCGGGGTTCATGGAAAACGGCGAGACCAGCGCCGCGGCCGCCGCCCGCGAGACCCTGGAGGAGGCACGCGCGGTGGTGCAGATCACCCAGTTCTTCGCCCTGTTCAGCATCCCGCACATCAGCCAAGTCTACCTGATGTTCCGCGGCGAACTGGCGGTCCCGGAATTCGCCGCCGGCGCCGAGAGCTTGGAGGTGGCGCTGTTCGAGGAACGCGACATCCCCTGGGACCGCTTGGCATTCCCGGTGGTCCGGGAGACCCTGCGCCGCTACTGCGCCGACCGGCAGCGCGGTAATTATCAGGTCCACACGGGAGACATCCACCCGGAGCCTGGACCGACGCCGCGGCGCTGAGGGTCGCGGCAGCTCACGACTCCGCGACCTTGGGATCGGCCGGCAGTTTGCCCGGTAACCCGGTATCAGGGCGCAGTTGCAGCGGCTCCGGTTCC
Coding sequences:
- a CDS encoding NUDIX hydrolase; translated protein: MRFCSQCGAPVQRRVPAGDNLPRYICDHCQTIHYQNPKIVAGCIPEWRDRVLLCRRAIEPRYGLWTLPAGFMENGETSAAAAARETLEEARAVVQITQFFALFSIPHISQVYLMFRGELAVPEFAAGAESLEVALFEERDIPWDRLAFPVVRETLRRYCADRQRGNYQVHTGDIHPEPGPTPRR